A region of Myxococcus stipitatus DSM 14675 DNA encodes the following proteins:
- a CDS encoding SBBP repeat-containing protein: MVWKCWSCVVASAVSLWGALPASAQSLSPPVWQQQLGSASDELGMAVATVGDAVYLAGHTGGQLGEETSWGGQDVFVAKHDAKDGSLQWVRHVGTAMNDRALAVTADLEGNVYVAGHTWGSFLPYVNAGGSDFFVVKLDGTGALKWVRQFGTNTDDFATGLAVTRRAEQHGLFLSGYSLGRLDGSPTPGNYDVVVAKLDTGGNPYWMRQFGSHRNDVALGVAIDAAEDVYLVGHTTGSLDGVTLPGTTVDLFVAKFNVRGEEQWLRQLGSSSDEYGTGIAVDEEGSAYVSGYTYGALAGNTRVGMYDAVLVKYDAAGVLQWARQPGTSTTDYAQGVAVGVQGEIHLVGHTSGALDGNVALGGSDVFLTTYDVSGQWMGTRQVGTEVLDRGQAVAVGGDGGVYVAGYTWGGLPGHGSAGAYDAFLLRF, encoded by the coding sequence ATGGTCTGGAAGTGCTGGTCGTGTGTGGTCGCGAGCGCGGTATCCCTCTGGGGAGCACTGCCCGCGAGCGCGCAATCCCTGTCGCCCCCTGTCTGGCAACAACAACTGGGCAGCGCCTCGGATGAGCTGGGCATGGCGGTCGCCACCGTGGGCGACGCCGTCTACCTGGCGGGGCACACCGGCGGACAGCTGGGCGAAGAGACGTCGTGGGGCGGGCAGGATGTCTTCGTCGCGAAGCACGACGCGAAGGACGGCTCGCTCCAGTGGGTGCGTCACGTGGGCACGGCGATGAATGACCGCGCGCTGGCGGTGACGGCGGACCTGGAGGGCAATGTCTACGTCGCGGGCCACACCTGGGGCAGCTTCCTGCCGTACGTCAACGCGGGAGGCTCCGACTTCTTCGTGGTGAAGCTGGACGGGACGGGCGCGCTGAAGTGGGTGCGGCAGTTCGGGACGAACACGGATGACTTCGCCACGGGGCTGGCCGTCACGCGCCGCGCGGAGCAGCACGGCCTCTTCCTCTCCGGCTATTCGCTGGGCCGGTTGGATGGCTCGCCCACGCCGGGCAACTACGACGTGGTGGTGGCCAAGCTCGACACGGGCGGCAATCCCTACTGGATGCGGCAGTTCGGCTCCCACCGCAACGACGTCGCGCTGGGCGTGGCCATCGACGCGGCGGAGGACGTGTACCTGGTGGGCCACACGACGGGCAGCCTGGACGGCGTCACGCTTCCGGGCACCACCGTGGACCTCTTCGTGGCGAAGTTCAACGTGCGCGGCGAGGAGCAGTGGCTGCGCCAGCTCGGCTCCAGCAGCGACGAGTACGGCACGGGCATCGCGGTGGACGAGGAGGGCTCCGCCTACGTCTCCGGCTACACCTACGGCGCGCTGGCGGGCAACACGCGCGTGGGCATGTATGACGCGGTGCTGGTGAAGTACGACGCGGCGGGTGTCCTTCAATGGGCGCGGCAGCCCGGCACCAGCACCACGGACTACGCGCAGGGCGTCGCGGTGGGGGTCCAGGGGGAGATCCACCTCGTGGGCCACACCTCGGGGGCGCTGGACGGAAACGTGGCGCTGGGTGGCAGCGACGTGTTCCTGACGACCTACGACGTGTCGGGCCAGTGGATGGGCACGCGGCAGGTGGGCACGGAGGTCCTGGACCGCGGACAGGCGGTGGCCGTGGGTGGCGATGGGGGCGTGTACGTGGCGGGCTACACCTGGGGCGGCCTGCCCGGGCATGGCAGCGCGGGCGCCTACGACGCCTTCCTCCTGCGCTTCTGA
- a CDS encoding ATP-binding protein, whose product MGWDEGSTKPELVTSTPGVSNVAASNVDVEGLDTVLWDQLPESVAICTAQGVCHYVNPAMERVFGSLGTELVGGVLWELYPDVLRQELQERFQRVAATGEPEEFEWHFMARERWFVLRLFRGHGRVYVFASENTAEKKQEAILRGLYDETRRAQRHAAFLAQASEVLASSLEHDEILQRLTFLAVPPLADGCIVDVPMPDGRVRRVAITHVRTELVERARAYHERYPIRLDALHGVGKVLRTGTTEFVPELRQDVAGGQARMEEVRRQAMMELGVTAYIIVPLMSRGRVLGALSLVNTEGGRRYTHADVRLAEDLARRAATSLDNGRLYTEAQEAVRARDSFLSVASHELNTPLTSLTLNVQALRRQLEASADKAPESVSNKVVAVQRQLSRLSSLVRELLDVSRITAGKLRLEREDMDLAALTRELLPRYAEELSRAGCALRLEAAETATGHWDKLRVEQVFQNLLSNAIKYGRGHPIDVRVGADSERAWLSVADGGMGIAQEAQPRLFQRFERLASERHYGGLGLGLWIVRQIVDAMDGRIHVRSAPGQGSTFTVELPRLPPAR is encoded by the coding sequence GTGGGCTGGGATGAGGGAAGCACCAAGCCGGAGTTGGTGACGTCAACGCCGGGGGTCTCGAATGTCGCCGCGTCCAACGTGGACGTGGAGGGACTCGACACCGTGCTGTGGGACCAGCTCCCGGAGAGCGTGGCCATCTGCACGGCGCAGGGCGTGTGTCACTACGTGAATCCCGCCATGGAGCGCGTCTTCGGCAGCCTGGGGACGGAGCTCGTGGGCGGGGTGTTGTGGGAGCTGTACCCGGATGTCCTGCGGCAGGAGCTCCAGGAGCGCTTCCAGCGCGTGGCGGCCACGGGCGAGCCGGAGGAGTTCGAGTGGCACTTCATGGCCCGCGAGCGCTGGTTCGTGCTGCGCCTCTTCCGGGGGCATGGCCGCGTCTACGTCTTCGCGTCGGAGAACACGGCGGAGAAGAAGCAGGAGGCCATCCTCCGCGGCCTCTATGACGAGACGCGCCGCGCGCAGCGCCACGCGGCCTTCCTGGCGCAGGCCAGCGAGGTGCTGGCCTCCTCGCTGGAGCACGACGAAATCCTCCAGCGCCTCACCTTCCTCGCGGTGCCGCCGCTGGCGGACGGGTGCATCGTGGATGTCCCCATGCCGGACGGGCGGGTGCGGCGCGTGGCCATCACCCACGTGCGCACGGAGCTGGTGGAGCGCGCCCGCGCGTACCACGAGCGCTACCCCATCCGGCTGGACGCGCTGCACGGGGTGGGGAAGGTGCTGCGCACGGGCACCACGGAGTTCGTGCCGGAGCTGCGCCAGGACGTCGCCGGAGGGCAGGCGCGGATGGAGGAGGTGCGTCGCCAGGCGATGATGGAGCTGGGCGTGACGGCGTACATCATCGTCCCGCTGATGAGCCGGGGGCGGGTGCTCGGGGCGCTGTCGCTGGTCAACACGGAGGGCGGCCGGCGCTACACGCACGCGGACGTGCGGCTGGCGGAGGACCTGGCCCGGCGCGCGGCGACCTCGCTGGACAACGGGCGGCTGTACACGGAGGCGCAGGAGGCGGTGCGCGCGCGGGACTCGTTCCTCTCGGTGGCCTCGCATGAGCTGAACACGCCGCTCACCTCGCTGACGCTCAACGTCCAGGCGCTGCGCCGTCAGCTGGAGGCCTCCGCCGACAAGGCGCCCGAGTCCGTCTCGAACAAGGTGGTGGCGGTGCAGCGCCAGCTGTCGCGGCTCTCCAGCCTGGTGCGGGAGCTGCTGGACGTGTCGCGCATCACCGCGGGCAAGCTGCGGCTGGAGCGCGAGGACATGGACCTGGCGGCGCTCACGCGGGAGCTGCTGCCGCGCTACGCGGAGGAGCTGTCGCGCGCGGGGTGCGCGCTGCGGCTGGAGGCGGCCGAGACGGCGACGGGCCACTGGGACAAGCTGCGCGTCGAGCAGGTGTTCCAGAACCTGCTCTCCAACGCCATCAAGTACGGCCGAGGCCACCCCATCGACGTGCGCGTGGGCGCGGACTCGGAGCGGGCCTGGCTGTCGGTGGCGGACGGCGGCATGGGCATCGCGCAGGAGGCGCAGCCGCGCTTGTTCCAGCGCTTCGAGCGGCTGGCCAGCGAGCGGCACTACGGCGGCCTGGGCCTGGGGCTGTGGATTGTGCGGCAGATCGTGGACGCGATGGACGGGCGCATCCACGTGCGCAGCGCGCCCGGCCAGGGCTCCACCTTCACCGTGGAGCTGCCGCGCCTGCCTCCGGCGAGATGA
- a CDS encoding metal-dependent hydrolase: MDNLTHGLLGWAVGALRRPDVAPDSPERASPTDRAVLVASVLAAELPDLDTLLARGDAVTVALHAHRGLSHSLFFAPVVALAATLIARACFRGARWQPVLLTSLASVLFAHLLPDLWTGWGTRVLLPFSDARLSLDWTVVVDPWVTLPLVIGAGVAWRKRALWRKAVLVGFACSMAYVGARVAVWGALTRRVAQAYPQAEAVRVFPAPLSFSAWRYVARLPGSTLAAGDVTLLGAPREARQVSAPEEALPEDLRDVPTVREALAWARFPVVTVKPVGPDREVHIADLRYHLRGEPTLTFVVRVGPTGAVEDARLERGGSASELLRRWRGEPRAE; this comes from the coding sequence ATGGACAACCTCACGCACGGGCTTCTGGGATGGGCGGTGGGCGCGCTGCGCCGGCCCGACGTGGCGCCCGACTCACCGGAGCGCGCGTCGCCCACGGACCGCGCGGTGCTCGTGGCGAGCGTCCTGGCCGCCGAGCTGCCCGACCTGGACACGCTCCTGGCCCGAGGAGACGCGGTGACGGTGGCGCTGCACGCGCACCGGGGCCTGTCCCACTCGCTCTTCTTCGCGCCCGTCGTCGCGCTGGCGGCCACGCTCATCGCCCGGGCCTGCTTTCGCGGCGCGCGGTGGCAACCCGTGCTCCTCACCAGCCTGGCGTCCGTGCTGTTCGCGCACCTGCTGCCGGACTTGTGGACGGGCTGGGGCACCCGCGTGCTGCTGCCCTTCTCCGACGCGCGGCTGAGCCTGGACTGGACGGTGGTGGTGGACCCGTGGGTGACGCTGCCGCTCGTCATCGGCGCGGGGGTGGCGTGGCGCAAGCGGGCGCTGTGGCGCAAGGCGGTGCTCGTCGGCTTCGCGTGCTCCATGGCCTACGTGGGCGCCCGCGTCGCCGTCTGGGGCGCGCTCACGCGGCGGGTGGCCCAGGCCTATCCCCAGGCGGAGGCGGTCCGCGTGTTCCCCGCCCCGCTGTCCTTCAGCGCGTGGCGCTACGTGGCGCGCCTGCCGGGCTCCACGCTCGCGGCGGGAGACGTCACCCTCCTGGGGGCCCCGCGAGAGGCTCGGCAGGTCTCCGCCCCGGAGGAGGCGCTGCCCGAGGACCTGCGCGACGTGCCCACGGTGCGCGAGGCCCTGGCCTGGGCGCGCTTCCCCGTGGTGACGGTGAAGCCCGTGGGCCCGGACCGCGAGGTGCACATCGCCGACCTGCGCTACCACCTGCGCGGCGAGCCCACGCTCACGTTCGTCGTGCGGGTGGGCCCCACGGGGGCGGTGGAGGACGCGCGGCTGGAGCGAGGCGGCAGCGCCTCCGAGCTCCTGCGCCGCTGGCGGGGAGAACCCCGAGCGGAGTAA
- a CDS encoding DUF1552 domain-containing protein, producing MLRELSRRSLLKTLAGSAAALPLANLLGTTNAYAQGTASPMRFIAIFTPHGCLPEYWNPQGEGEGFSLNFPNSMLQPLEAHKSKLLVLDGLDYQVLYEHGLTGHEGGPLTFLTGSKVNTASGDDLPENASLDQVLAAQAHIGGSTKFRSIQLNAWEQFGGQHVYNSISFTANGGRVPFERNPAGAFQRLFGTAPSPVTDPVEAGRSTTRRRSLLNYLVKDAERLRNKLAGAEREKLETHLESLHDIERRLGALSLTPPGLAPAPAPAEGDCSGTNGPPNYDVGSLGNLSLMPALTKLHMDVITRAFACDLTRVVTLTIPGPSMPWLGINEDTHNDLAHRLDVTDAAEKARIRGKMVQVQRWYAEQVAYLMSGLASIPEGSGTVLDNTLILWGNELGDSTGHMNVRVPTVLAGGAAGKFRMGRFLRLRPAGSNPLGNWDGPGTPLPGAVAHNKLLVSIAQAFGVNVNTFGHPDFKGPLGGLT from the coding sequence ATGCTTCGAGAACTTTCACGTCGCTCTCTTCTCAAGACACTGGCGGGCTCGGCCGCGGCGCTGCCCCTGGCCAACCTGCTGGGCACCACGAATGCGTATGCGCAGGGCACCGCGTCGCCCATGCGCTTCATCGCCATCTTCACGCCGCACGGCTGCCTGCCGGAGTACTGGAACCCGCAGGGGGAGGGCGAGGGCTTCTCGCTCAACTTCCCCAACTCCATGCTCCAGCCGCTGGAGGCCCACAAGTCCAAGCTGCTGGTGCTGGATGGCCTGGACTACCAGGTGCTCTACGAGCACGGGCTGACGGGCCACGAGGGAGGCCCGTTGACGTTCCTCACCGGCAGCAAGGTCAACACCGCCAGCGGCGATGACCTGCCGGAGAACGCGTCGCTGGACCAGGTGCTCGCGGCGCAGGCCCACATCGGCGGCTCCACGAAGTTCCGCTCCATCCAGCTCAACGCGTGGGAGCAGTTCGGCGGCCAGCACGTCTACAACAGCATCAGCTTCACCGCGAACGGGGGGCGCGTGCCCTTCGAGCGCAACCCGGCGGGCGCGTTCCAGCGCCTGTTCGGCACCGCGCCCTCGCCGGTGACGGACCCGGTGGAGGCGGGGCGCTCGACGACGCGCCGCCGCAGCCTCCTGAACTACCTGGTGAAGGACGCCGAGCGGCTGCGCAACAAGCTCGCCGGCGCGGAGCGGGAGAAGCTGGAGACGCATCTGGAGTCGCTGCACGACATCGAGCGGCGGCTGGGCGCGCTGAGCCTGACGCCTCCGGGGCTGGCGCCCGCACCGGCGCCCGCCGAGGGCGACTGCAGCGGGACGAACGGGCCTCCGAACTACGACGTGGGCTCGCTCGGCAACCTCTCGCTCATGCCGGCGCTCACGAAGCTCCACATGGATGTCATCACCCGCGCCTTCGCGTGTGACCTGACGCGCGTGGTGACGCTGACGATTCCGGGGCCGTCCATGCCGTGGCTCGGCATCAACGAGGACACGCACAACGACCTGGCGCACCGGCTGGACGTCACGGACGCCGCGGAGAAGGCGCGGATTCGCGGGAAGATGGTCCAGGTGCAGCGCTGGTACGCCGAGCAGGTGGCCTACTTGATGTCGGGCCTGGCCTCCATCCCGGAGGGCAGCGGCACGGTGCTCGACAACACGCTCATCCTCTGGGGCAACGAGCTGGGGGACTCGACGGGCCACATGAACGTGCGCGTGCCCACGGTGCTCGCGGGCGGCGCGGCGGGGAAGTTCCGCATGGGCCGCTTCCTGCGGCTGCGTCCCGCGGGCTCCAACCCGCTGGGCAACTGGGATGGCCCGGGCACGCCGCTGCCGGGCGCGGTGGCCCACAACAAGCTGCTGGTGTCCATCGCCCAGGCCTTCGGGGTGAACGTGAACACCTTCGGCCATCCGGACTTCAAGGGCCCGCTGGGCGGCCTGACCTGA
- the rpiA gene encoding ribose-5-phosphate isomerase RpiA: MEHDSASRTERYKREAAEAAVDRFFLPGMCVGLGSGSTAAFAVRRLAALRAEGRLLDVSGVPTSRATEALAGELGVPLTTLEEHPTLDVTIDGADEVAPDLCVIKGGGGALLREKIVAQASRRVVIIADVTKLSPRLGTHGPVPVEVLPFGWHSQRRFLESLGARVVPRVLADGAAYLTDQGNRVLDCAWGPLDAPEVLASRLSARAGIVEHGLFLREATDLVVAGPRGVEHRARPS, from the coding sequence ATGGAGCACGACTCGGCCTCGCGGACGGAGCGCTACAAGCGCGAGGCCGCGGAGGCGGCGGTGGACCGCTTCTTCCTGCCCGGGATGTGTGTGGGGTTGGGCTCCGGCAGCACAGCGGCCTTCGCGGTGCGACGGCTGGCGGCGCTGCGCGCGGAAGGGCGGCTGCTCGACGTGTCGGGGGTTCCCACGTCGCGCGCCACCGAGGCGCTGGCGGGGGAGCTGGGCGTGCCCCTCACCACGCTGGAGGAGCACCCGACGCTGGACGTCACCATCGACGGCGCGGATGAAGTGGCGCCGGACCTCTGCGTCATCAAGGGCGGCGGCGGCGCGCTGCTGCGCGAGAAGATTGTCGCGCAGGCGAGCCGGCGCGTCGTCATCATCGCGGACGTGACGAAGCTGTCACCCCGGCTGGGCACCCACGGGCCCGTGCCGGTGGAGGTGCTGCCCTTCGGCTGGCACTCGCAGCGGCGCTTCCTCGAGTCCCTGGGCGCGCGGGTGGTGCCGCGGGTGCTCGCGGATGGCGCTGCGTACCTCACGGACCAGGGCAACCGGGTGCTCGACTGTGCGTGGGGACCGCTCGACGCGCCGGAGGTGCTCGCTTCGCGCCTGTCGGCGCGCGCGGGCATCGTCGAGCATGGACTTTTCTTGCGTGAGGCGACGGACCTCGTGGTGGCGGGACCTCGGGGTGTCGAGCATCGCGCTCGCCCATCGTGA
- a CDS encoding DUF1592 domain-containing protein: protein MRRLTRAEYDNSVFTVVKHPTPVPMAQLLAPEDAILGFTTHDRLQVTSLLADQLDTIADQNWAPVALGTLATEYECAGNKGEEECARAFIKALGARAFRREVLAEEEADLLELWKAVRKESEPKKAAEFVIQAVLTSASFLYRTELGEPGKPGAVVWLTQREIASALSFAITGGPPDAELLAAADADKLVTADAREAQARRLLKTKQSQAYLERFVVEWLGLSGLTSINKNNQVFPDFSAAFKDSSRVETMTFINHVITNEGASVKELLGANYTFADGRMSQFYGTTSTPDGTTGRVPLPANRVGILTHASVLTTYSLFDSSSPIRRGKFVLTRLLCRDIPPPPPSIIIIPPAVTTDSTTRARFAAHTDNPTCAGCHRQLDPIGFGMEDYDGLGKYRTKENGLDVDASGSVEHTNGKFTFKGGAELAKFLSESDDVAECVPLQLFRYVMGRDEDAVDSSMLADMRGRFRADPKLKLGDALVGLVRSPYFVHRRNP from the coding sequence GTGCGGCGACTCACGCGCGCGGAATACGACAACAGTGTCTTCACCGTGGTGAAGCACCCCACGCCGGTGCCCATGGCGCAATTGCTGGCGCCCGAGGACGCCATCCTGGGCTTCACCACGCATGACCGCTTGCAGGTGACGTCGCTGCTGGCGGACCAGCTGGACACCATCGCGGACCAGAACTGGGCGCCCGTCGCGCTGGGCACGCTGGCCACCGAGTACGAGTGCGCGGGCAACAAGGGCGAGGAGGAGTGTGCTCGCGCCTTCATCAAGGCGCTGGGTGCGCGCGCCTTCCGGCGGGAGGTGCTGGCGGAGGAGGAGGCGGACCTGCTGGAGCTGTGGAAGGCGGTGCGCAAGGAATCGGAGCCGAAGAAGGCGGCCGAGTTCGTCATCCAGGCCGTGCTGACGTCGGCGTCGTTCCTCTACCGCACGGAGCTGGGCGAGCCCGGCAAGCCCGGCGCGGTGGTGTGGCTGACGCAGCGGGAGATCGCCTCCGCGCTGTCGTTCGCCATCACCGGGGGACCTCCGGACGCGGAGCTGCTCGCGGCGGCGGACGCGGACAAGCTCGTGACGGCGGACGCGCGCGAGGCCCAGGCGCGGCGCCTCTTGAAGACGAAGCAATCCCAGGCCTACCTGGAGCGCTTCGTCGTCGAGTGGCTGGGGCTGTCCGGGCTGACCAGCATCAACAAGAACAACCAGGTGTTCCCTGACTTCAGCGCGGCCTTCAAGGACTCCAGCCGCGTGGAGACGATGACGTTCATCAACCACGTCATCACCAACGAGGGGGCCTCGGTGAAGGAGCTGCTCGGCGCGAACTACACCTTCGCGGATGGGCGCATGTCGCAGTTCTACGGCACGACGTCCACCCCGGACGGCACCACGGGCCGCGTGCCGCTGCCGGCCAACCGGGTGGGCATCCTCACCCACGCGAGCGTGCTGACGACCTACTCGCTGTTCGACTCCAGCTCGCCCATCCGCCGCGGCAAGTTCGTCCTCACGCGGCTGCTGTGCCGGGATATCCCGCCGCCGCCGCCGTCCATCATCATCATCCCGCCCGCCGTCACGACGGACAGCACCACCCGGGCGCGCTTCGCCGCGCACACCGACAACCCCACGTGCGCGGGCTGTCACCGGCAGCTGGACCCCATCGGCTTCGGCATGGAGGACTACGACGGCCTGGGCAAGTACCGCACGAAGGAGAACGGGCTGGACGTGGATGCCAGCGGCTCCGTCGAGCACACCAACGGCAAGTTCACCTTCAAGGGCGGCGCGGAGCTGGCGAAGTTCCTCTCGGAGAGCGACGACGTGGCGGAGTGTGTGCCGCTGCAGCTCTTCCGCTACGTCATGGGCCGGGACGAGGACGCCGTGGACTCGTCGATGCTCGCGGACATGCGGGGGCGCTTCCGCGCGGACCCGAAGCTGAAGCTGGGTGATGCCCTGGTGGGCCTCGTCCGTTCCCCGTATTTCGTCCACCGCCGCAACCCCTGA
- a CDS encoding sensor histidine kinase, whose protein sequence is MVVETSRRGAPGAGDHEGGAPDASHRAAGELEQRVAERTAALEAALRVRDEFLSVASHELRTPLTSLRLYVDGLVRSAELGAVAPADVPKRLARVQDQCRRLDRLIATLLDVSLLSTQRPVLDLEEVDLGLLVRSTAERMEDDIRRAGCDLCLRAPPGVVGAWDRTRVEQVFTNLLTNALRHAAGTPVEVALRCEDSHALLQVRDQGPGISEADQERLFQRFSRLDSKRPGFGLGLWISRQLVELHGGTLSVVSAPGQGASFLVRLPLPAAPAQGP, encoded by the coding sequence ATGGTGGTGGAGACGAGTCGGAGGGGGGCGCCCGGCGCGGGTGACCACGAGGGGGGCGCTCCGGACGCGTCGCATCGGGCCGCGGGAGAGTTGGAGCAGCGTGTGGCGGAGCGGACGGCGGCGTTGGAGGCGGCGCTGCGGGTTCGCGACGAGTTCCTGTCCGTGGCGTCCCATGAGCTGCGCACGCCGCTGACGTCGCTGCGGCTGTACGTGGACGGGCTGGTGCGCTCGGCGGAGCTGGGCGCGGTGGCGCCCGCGGACGTGCCCAAGCGCCTGGCCCGGGTCCAGGACCAGTGTCGGCGGCTGGACAGGCTCATCGCCACGCTGCTGGATGTGTCGCTCCTGTCCACCCAGCGCCCGGTGCTGGACCTGGAGGAGGTGGACCTGGGGCTGCTCGTGCGGAGCACCGCGGAGCGGATGGAGGACGACATCCGCCGGGCCGGGTGTGACTTGTGCCTGCGGGCGCCTCCCGGAGTCGTGGGCGCGTGGGACCGCACCCGCGTGGAGCAGGTCTTCACCAACCTCTTGACCAATGCCTTGCGGCACGCGGCCGGGACGCCCGTCGAGGTGGCGTTGAGGTGCGAGGACTCCCACGCGCTGCTCCAGGTGCGGGACCAGGGGCCCGGCATCTCCGAGGCGGACCAGGAGCGGCTGTTCCAGCGCTTCTCCCGGTTGGATTCGAAGCGGCCCGGCTTCGGGCTGGGGTTGTGGATTTCACGGCAGTTGGTGGAGCTGCACGGTGGCACCTTGAGCGTGGTGAGCGCTCCGGGCCAGGGCGCCAGCTTCCTGGTCCGGCTTCCGTTGCCGGCGGCCCCGGCGCAGGGGCCTTGA
- a CDS encoding outer membrane beta-barrel protein, translating into MTGRLSWALAAAVALGSAGASAEDIQETRYSAPTGLQLTVGLGFQAGAGYVYKNSTRLDQSIGDVKLADAANGAVPVLVELGYRVTPNWFVGAYGSYSYIITKESPLTCPSGWDCSASQLRFGPHIQYHFSPEASFDPFVGVGFGMVILSNKNSGTILVPTPQGDVSGKLELDSQTRGPEFVNVTVGGKWRLGHSLSFGPYLTGTYASYTARSGTTTTTLPAPLPSGTTPLPYADDGPYGLIMLGVRASWNI; encoded by the coding sequence ATGACGGGACGGCTGAGTTGGGCCCTTGCAGCAGCGGTCGCATTGGGTTCGGCGGGCGCGAGCGCGGAAGACATCCAGGAGACGAGGTACAGCGCGCCCACCGGTTTGCAGCTCACGGTCGGCCTGGGGTTCCAGGCGGGTGCTGGCTACGTCTACAAGAACAGCACGCGGTTGGACCAGAGCATCGGTGACGTGAAGCTCGCGGACGCGGCCAACGGCGCGGTGCCGGTGTTGGTGGAGTTGGGCTACCGCGTGACGCCCAACTGGTTCGTGGGCGCCTACGGCAGCTACTCGTACATCATCACGAAGGAGAGTCCGCTCACCTGTCCGAGTGGCTGGGATTGCTCGGCCTCGCAGCTGCGCTTCGGTCCCCACATCCAGTACCACTTCTCGCCGGAGGCCTCGTTCGACCCGTTCGTCGGCGTCGGCTTCGGCATGGTGATTCTGTCGAACAAGAACTCGGGCACCATCCTGGTCCCCACGCCTCAGGGTGACGTGTCGGGGAAGCTGGAGCTGGACAGCCAGACGCGCGGCCCCGAGTTCGTCAACGTCACCGTGGGCGGCAAGTGGCGCCTGGGGCACTCGCTGTCGTTCGGTCCGTATCTCACGGGCACGTACGCGAGCTACACCGCGCGCTCGGGCACCACCACCACCACGCTGCCCGCGCCGCTGCCCTCCGGGACGACGCCGCTGCCGTACGCGGATGACGGCCCGTATGGACTCATCATGCTGGGCGTCCGGGCCAGCTGGAACATCTGA
- a CDS encoding pectin acetylesterase-family hydrolase, with amino-acid sequence MKRVLVACLAVAALVVPSAARSEVVMSSIVDVLVDGGNNYPWQKVELPGTKCGNGSQFKFFVHRTGSPNVLMLLEGGGACWDFDTCSGRAGVLGAANPNGISDDYITQFTAKYVSPLVNGADPGLPGRSKTDLVTKGWNIVYVPYCTGDVHVGNNVKTYVDSTGQNPPLTWHHSGYTNTLAVANYAKSQFPNAQKFLMTGYSAGGTATSAGYYFVRRIMNPARGYLLNDSGPIFLAPNANFKSRALHTKIRESWDLDSVFGQLPASFDRNDFGSINRMVAQEFPNDQLAYTGYTRDYNYSRFSYDRFHSPNDQESVLGYWKGDQDALVTELNKYNNYSYFIPHHRAINSSHCSTIITFIGSHACQQMEKKRHWYEYMEFPWGQTYKCYSEFVGMDVFLNRWVNGNQRVRIYEPANGYNNEDPGMQIVAPLINGALGG; translated from the coding sequence ATGAAGCGCGTACTCGTGGCGTGCCTTGCTGTCGCCGCGCTGGTGGTCCCCAGCGCCGCCCGCTCGGAAGTCGTGATGTCGTCCATCGTCGATGTGCTGGTGGATGGTGGCAACAACTACCCCTGGCAGAAGGTGGAGCTGCCGGGAACCAAGTGTGGCAATGGTTCCCAGTTCAAGTTCTTCGTCCACCGGACGGGCTCCCCCAACGTGCTGATGCTGCTGGAAGGTGGCGGCGCGTGCTGGGACTTCGACACCTGTAGCGGCCGCGCGGGCGTGCTGGGCGCGGCGAACCCGAACGGCATCTCCGACGACTACATCACCCAGTTCACCGCGAAGTACGTCTCGCCGTTGGTCAACGGCGCGGACCCGGGCCTGCCGGGCCGCAGCAAGACGGACCTGGTGACCAAGGGCTGGAACATCGTCTACGTGCCGTACTGCACCGGCGACGTGCACGTGGGCAACAACGTGAAGACGTACGTGGACAGCACGGGGCAGAACCCGCCGCTGACCTGGCACCACAGCGGCTACACCAACACGCTGGCGGTGGCGAACTACGCCAAGTCGCAGTTCCCCAATGCCCAGAAGTTCCTGATGACGGGCTACAGCGCGGGCGGCACGGCCACCTCCGCGGGCTACTACTTCGTGCGCCGCATCATGAACCCGGCGCGGGGCTACCTGCTCAACGACTCCGGCCCCATCTTCCTGGCGCCCAACGCCAACTTCAAGTCGCGCGCCCTGCACACCAAGATTCGCGAGTCGTGGGACCTGGACTCGGTGTTCGGCCAGCTGCCCGCGTCGTTCGACCGCAACGACTTCGGCAGCATCAACCGCATGGTGGCGCAGGAGTTCCCCAACGACCAGCTCGCGTACACGGGCTACACGCGTGACTACAACTACTCGCGCTTCTCCTACGACCGCTTCCACTCGCCCAATGACCAGGAGAGCGTGCTGGGCTACTGGAAGGGCGACCAGGACGCGCTGGTCACCGAGCTGAACAAGTACAACAACTACAGCTACTTCATCCCCCACCACCGCGCCATCAACTCCAGCCACTGCAGCACCATCATCACCTTCATCGGCTCGCACGCCTGCCAGCAGATGGAGAAGAAGCGGCACTGGTACGAGTACATGGAGTTCCCGTGGGGCCAGACGTACAAGTGCTACAGCGAGTTCGTGGGCATGGACGTGTTCCTGAACCGCTGGGTCAACGGCAACCAGCGCGTGCGCATCTACGAGCCCGCGAACGGCTACAACAACGAGGACCCGGGCATGCAGATTGTCGCGCCGCTCATCAACGGCGCGCTGGGCGGGTAG